A stretch of the Amycolatopsis sp. BJA-103 genome encodes the following:
- a CDS encoding DsbA family protein has product MGGAERNARKRKQQQTASRSVAQARGVAGGDKKKVVAITVAVVVLAALVIGGVIWTTSSKDSTEGKVIAAQSGTWAAGVVEKRDGAVVTAGKPEAKKSIDVYADFLCPVCKQFEESFKGQIEEQVNNGTLQVRYHMLPMLNQRSDPPGYSLDSANASLAAADAGKFLAFHDALFKDQPQEGARGFDKAQLIKLGKDVGITDPAFATAINTGVYEQQIQDAYKKISTDPSLQQDFGNGPGFGTPTVASNGQVVKLEQDWVKKVVG; this is encoded by the coding sequence GTGGGTGGAGCTGAGCGCAACGCTCGGAAACGCAAGCAGCAGCAGACGGCCTCGCGCTCGGTGGCACAGGCCAGGGGCGTCGCGGGCGGCGACAAGAAGAAGGTCGTCGCGATCACGGTCGCGGTGGTCGTGCTCGCCGCGCTGGTGATCGGTGGCGTGATCTGGACGACGTCCAGCAAGGACAGCACCGAGGGCAAGGTGATCGCGGCGCAGTCGGGCACCTGGGCGGCGGGTGTCGTCGAGAAGCGCGACGGGGCCGTCGTGACGGCCGGCAAGCCCGAGGCGAAGAAGTCCATCGACGTCTACGCCGACTTCCTGTGCCCTGTTTGCAAGCAGTTCGAAGAGTCGTTCAAGGGGCAGATCGAGGAGCAGGTGAACAACGGGACCCTGCAGGTCCGCTATCACATGCTGCCGATGCTGAACCAGCGTTCCGACCCGCCGGGCTACTCGCTGGACTCCGCCAACGCCTCGCTCGCCGCGGCCGACGCGGGCAAGTTCCTCGCCTTCCACGACGCGCTGTTCAAGGACCAGCCGCAGGAAGGCGCGCGCGGATTCGACAAGGCGCAGCTGATCAAGCTCGGCAAGGACGTCGGCATCACCGACCCGGCCTTCGCGACGGCGATCAACACCGGCGTCTACGAGCAGCAGATCCAGGACGCGTACAAGAAGATCTCCACGGATCCGTCGCTGCAGCAGGACTTCGGCAACGGTCCCGGCTTCGGCACGCCGACGGTCGCCTCGAACGGGCAGGTCGTGAAGCTCGAGCAGGACTGGGTGAAGAAGGTCGTCGGCTAG
- a CDS encoding lipid-transfer protein, translated as MVANKVYVVGVGMTKFEKPGRREDWDYPQMAKESGTKALADAGISFDEVRQAYVGYVYGESTSGQRAVYELGMTGIPVVNVNNNCSTGSTALYLAAEAIRGGRADCVLALGFEKMQPGSLGSTYDDREQPMGKHLQALAEISEVLFPPAPWMFGAAGREHMKTYGTTAEHFAKIGEKNHRHSVNNPYAQFQESYSLQDILDSRMIYDPLTKLQCSPTSDGSGAAILASESFVDSHGLADQAVEIVGQAMTTDFASTFDGTAKNIIGHDMNVQASRQVYDQAGLGPEDFQVIELHDCFSANELLLYEALGLCAAGEAGKLVDSGDTTYGGKWVVNPSGGLISKGHPLGATGLAQCAELTWQLRGTADKRQVDGVEAALQHNIGLGGAAVVTAYQRAVR; from the coding sequence GTGGTGGCCAACAAGGTGTACGTCGTCGGCGTGGGCATGACGAAGTTCGAGAAACCCGGACGCCGCGAGGACTGGGACTACCCGCAGATGGCCAAGGAGTCCGGGACCAAGGCGCTCGCAGACGCCGGGATCTCGTTCGACGAGGTGCGGCAGGCTTACGTCGGCTACGTCTACGGCGAGTCGACCTCAGGGCAGCGCGCGGTCTACGAGCTGGGCATGACCGGCATCCCGGTGGTCAACGTCAACAACAACTGCTCGACCGGGTCGACCGCGCTGTACCTGGCCGCGGAGGCGATCCGGGGCGGCCGCGCGGACTGCGTGCTCGCGCTGGGGTTCGAGAAGATGCAGCCTGGATCACTCGGCTCGACCTACGACGACCGCGAGCAGCCGATGGGCAAGCACCTCCAGGCGCTCGCGGAGATCTCCGAGGTGCTCTTCCCGCCCGCGCCGTGGATGTTCGGCGCGGCGGGCCGTGAGCATATGAAGACCTACGGCACGACCGCCGAGCACTTCGCCAAGATCGGCGAGAAGAACCACCGGCACTCGGTGAACAACCCGTACGCGCAGTTCCAGGAAAGCTATTCGCTGCAGGACATCCTGGACTCGCGGATGATCTACGACCCGCTCACGAAGCTCCAGTGCTCCCCGACTTCGGACGGTTCGGGCGCGGCGATCCTCGCCAGCGAGTCCTTTGTGGACTCGCACGGGCTCGCGGACCAGGCCGTCGAGATCGTCGGGCAGGCGATGACCACCGACTTCGCCAGCACCTTCGACGGGACCGCGAAGAACATCATCGGCCACGACATGAACGTCCAGGCCTCGCGCCAGGTCTACGACCAGGCCGGGCTCGGACCGGAGGACTTCCAGGTCATCGAGCTGCACGACTGCTTCTCCGCCAACGAACTCCTGCTCTACGAAGCGCTGGGACTCTGCGCCGCAGGGGAGGCCGGGAAGCTGGTCGACTCCGGGGACACCACCTACGGCGGGAAATGGGTCGTCAACCCGTCCGGCGGGCTGATCTCCAAGGGGCACCCGCTCGGCGCCACCGGCCTCGCGCAATGCGCCGAACTGACCTGGCAGCTGCGGGGAACCGCGGACAAGCGCCAGGTCGACGGCGTCGAAGCCGCGCTGCAGCACAACATCGGACTCGGTGGCGCCGCCGTCGTCACCGCCTACCAGCGCGCCGTGCGCTGA
- a CDS encoding RraA family protein yields the protein MDPEELRQRFSQLTTAHLTDGCVRAGVPVRCAPAGTHAVVPGGRVAGRVTPARHVGSVDVFLEAYETANPGDILVVDNRGRLDESCVGDLAVLEAEAAGLSGVVIWGLHRDTADIKKIGLPVFSLGSIPTGPLSVSARPDGALDSAVVGEWTVTRDDLVFGDEDGVLFIAADRADEVLDRAEGIRDTERLQAERIRAGESLREQVRFADFLAERAKTPSLTFREHLRSVGGAIEE from the coding sequence ATGGATCCCGAGGAGCTTCGTCAGCGGTTCTCCCAGCTGACCACCGCGCATCTGACCGACGGCTGCGTCCGCGCGGGCGTACCGGTCCGATGCGCGCCCGCCGGCACGCACGCGGTCGTGCCCGGCGGCCGCGTGGCCGGGCGGGTCACCCCCGCCCGGCACGTCGGCAGTGTCGACGTCTTCCTGGAGGCGTACGAAACCGCGAACCCCGGCGACATCCTCGTCGTCGACAACCGCGGAAGGCTCGACGAAAGCTGCGTCGGGGACCTCGCCGTCCTCGAAGCGGAGGCGGCCGGGCTGAGCGGCGTCGTCATCTGGGGCCTGCACCGCGACACCGCCGACATCAAGAAGATCGGCCTGCCCGTGTTCAGCCTCGGCTCGATCCCGACCGGCCCGCTCTCGGTCTCGGCCCGCCCGGACGGCGCGCTGGACTCGGCCGTCGTCGGCGAATGGACGGTGACCCGGGACGACCTCGTGTTCGGCGACGAGGACGGGGTCCTGTTCATCGCGGCCGACCGGGCCGACGAGGTCCTGGACCGCGCCGAAGGCATCCGCGACACCGAACGGCTCCAGGCCGAGCGGATCCGCGCCGGAGAGTCCCTTCGCGAGCAGGTGCGCTTCGCCGACTTCCTCGCGGAGCGCGCGAAGACGCCTTCGCTGACGTTCCGCGAACACCTGCGATCGGTCGGCGGCGCCATCGAGGAGTAG
- a CDS encoding SDR family oxidoreductase — protein sequence MGALDGRVAVITGAGRGIGREHALLFAREGASVVVNDLGGANDGSGADVGPAQEVADEIRAAGGKAVANTANVADWAGAAELVAQAVDEFGRLDVVVNNAGILRDAFIAGLEESQWDSVIAVHLKGHAAVLRHAAAYWKTASKAGERVAGSVINTASASGVTLPNAGQANYGAAKAGIAALTLVAAEELERYGVRVNAIAPIARTRLTLATPGMGAIFAQEVEEGEFDAFSPANISPLVAYLATEKCPLTGKVFAVQGGAISELAGWHDVKVIETEEAWEIDDIAARLP from the coding sequence ATGGGAGCACTCGACGGGCGGGTCGCCGTCATCACCGGCGCCGGTCGCGGGATCGGCCGCGAGCACGCGCTGCTGTTCGCGCGGGAGGGCGCGAGCGTCGTGGTCAACGACCTCGGCGGGGCGAACGACGGAAGCGGCGCCGATGTCGGCCCGGCACAGGAGGTCGCCGACGAGATCCGCGCGGCGGGCGGGAAGGCCGTGGCGAACACGGCCAATGTCGCGGACTGGGCGGGCGCCGCCGAGCTGGTCGCGCAGGCGGTGGACGAGTTCGGCAGGCTCGACGTCGTCGTGAACAACGCGGGAATCCTGCGCGACGCGTTCATCGCCGGGCTCGAGGAGTCCCAGTGGGATTCCGTGATCGCGGTGCACCTCAAGGGGCACGCGGCGGTGCTGCGGCACGCGGCCGCGTACTGGAAGACGGCGAGCAAGGCGGGCGAGCGGGTGGCGGGCTCGGTGATCAACACCGCGTCGGCTTCCGGGGTCACGCTGCCGAATGCGGGACAGGCGAACTACGGCGCGGCGAAAGCGGGGATCGCCGCGCTGACCCTGGTCGCCGCCGAGGAACTGGAACGCTATGGCGTGCGGGTCAACGCGATCGCGCCGATCGCGCGCACGCGGCTCACCCTGGCGACGCCGGGGATGGGCGCGATCTTCGCGCAGGAGGTGGAGGAAGGGGAGTTCGACGCGTTCTCCCCGGCCAACATCTCCCCGCTGGTGGCCTACCTCGCGACCGAGAAGTGCCCGCTCACCGGCAAGGTGTTCGCGGTGCAGGGTGGCGCGATCTCGGAACTCGCGGGCTGGCACGACGTCAAGGTGATCGAAACCGAGGAAGCCTGGGAGATCGACGACATCGCGGCGAGGCTGCCGTGA
- a CDS encoding type II toxin-antitoxin system Rv0910 family toxin — protein MGKISASVELPAAPDKVWAEFSNPNNFEKWLTIHTKWKGEVPAEFSKGAQASEVVTMLGMPNTITWTVDEFEAPSKLAISGTGMAGVKVKFELSVEASGDGSLASIDAEFAGQMIIGALGKAVEKDGKKNLDASLENFKALVA, from the coding sequence ATGGGCAAGATCAGTGCCTCCGTCGAACTCCCCGCCGCTCCCGACAAGGTCTGGGCGGAGTTCTCCAACCCCAACAACTTCGAGAAGTGGCTGACCATCCACACCAAGTGGAAGGGCGAGGTCCCGGCCGAGTTCTCCAAGGGGGCGCAGGCTTCCGAGGTCGTCACGATGCTCGGGATGCCGAACACGATCACCTGGACCGTCGACGAGTTCGAGGCGCCCTCGAAGCTCGCGATCTCCGGGACCGGGATGGCCGGGGTGAAGGTCAAGTTCGAGCTGTCCGTGGAAGCGTCCGGCGACGGCTCGCTCGCCAGCATCGACGCGGAGTTCGCGGGCCAGATGATCATCGGCGCGCTCGGCAAGGCCGTCGAGAAGGACGGCAAGAAGAACCTCGACGCCTCCCTCGAGAACTTCAAGGCGCTGGTCGCGTGA
- a CDS encoding glycoside hydrolase family 3 protein has product MRRFTLGIVTAALVLGSHTPALAGNGPAYRDAWRPVKVRVADLLSRMTLDEKIGQMTQAERLGIKAPGDVTKGMLGSLLSGGSSQPTPNNAVTWADMYDNFQKEALATRLGIPLIYGVDAVHGHNGLYGATVFPHNIGLGATRDPALVEKIGRATAEEVSGTGIDWNFAPCLCVARNDRWGRTYESFGEVPEIASAMTTAIDGMQGRSLSAPGSVLATAKHYIGDGGTTGGDDQGETDISEAELRAVHLPPFREAVRRNVGSVMISYSSWNGLKMHAGSYLINDVLKKELKFSGIVISDYNGIDQIDRQPGFTPAEVTASINAGIDMVMVPFEYQKFMDTLKAEVLAGRVTQARIDDANKRILTKKFELGLFERPLTDRRFLKTVGSDEHRALARQAVRQSQVLLKNENRVLPLDKSRNRIFVAGKSADDIGNQSGGWTVGWQGKSGPVTEGTTILQGIRHTAKPSSTVTFDKDANGIDKSYDVAVAVVGETPYAEGRGDKPEGMGLDAEDLATLKRLQDSGVPTVVVLVSGRPLDIARQVPAWDGLIASWLPGSEGQGVADVLFGDYNPTGKLPVTWMRSADQQPINVGDGKSGLFPFGFGLRYRHGW; this is encoded by the coding sequence ATGCGGAGATTCACCCTGGGGATAGTGACGGCCGCGCTGGTGCTGGGGTCGCATACCCCGGCACTGGCCGGAAACGGCCCCGCTTACCGGGACGCCTGGCGGCCGGTGAAGGTGCGCGTGGCCGATCTGCTTTCGCGGATGACCCTCGACGAGAAGATCGGCCAGATGACGCAGGCCGAGCGGCTCGGGATCAAGGCGCCCGGCGACGTCACCAAGGGCATGCTCGGTTCCCTGCTCTCCGGCGGCAGTTCCCAGCCGACCCCGAACAACGCGGTCACGTGGGCCGACATGTACGACAACTTCCAGAAGGAAGCTCTCGCGACCCGGCTCGGCATTCCACTGATCTACGGTGTCGACGCCGTCCACGGCCACAATGGGCTCTACGGCGCCACGGTCTTCCCGCACAACATCGGCCTCGGCGCGACGCGCGATCCCGCGCTGGTCGAGAAGATCGGCCGCGCGACCGCCGAAGAGGTCTCGGGCACCGGAATCGACTGGAACTTCGCGCCGTGCCTGTGCGTCGCGCGCAACGACCGGTGGGGACGCACGTACGAATCCTTCGGCGAGGTACCGGAAATCGCGTCCGCGATGACGACGGCCATCGACGGTATGCAGGGCCGTTCGCTGTCCGCGCCCGGATCGGTGCTCGCGACCGCGAAGCACTACATCGGCGACGGCGGCACCACCGGGGGCGACGACCAGGGCGAGACCGACATCAGCGAAGCCGAACTGCGCGCGGTGCACCTGCCGCCGTTCCGCGAGGCCGTCCGCCGCAACGTCGGCTCGGTGATGATCTCCTACAGCAGCTGGAACGGCCTCAAGATGCACGCCGGTTCCTACCTGATCAACGACGTGCTCAAGAAGGAACTCAAGTTCTCCGGCATCGTGATCTCGGACTACAACGGCATCGACCAGATCGACCGGCAGCCGGGCTTCACCCCGGCCGAGGTCACCGCGTCGATCAACGCCGGCATCGACATGGTGATGGTGCCCTTCGAGTACCAGAAATTCATGGACACGCTCAAGGCCGAAGTCCTCGCCGGGCGGGTCACGCAGGCGCGGATCGACGACGCGAACAAGCGCATCCTGACGAAGAAGTTCGAGCTGGGCCTGTTCGAACGGCCGCTGACCGATCGCCGGTTCCTCAAGACCGTCGGCAGCGACGAGCACCGCGCCCTCGCGCGGCAGGCCGTCCGGCAATCGCAGGTGCTGCTGAAGAACGAGAACCGGGTGCTGCCGCTGGACAAGTCGCGCAACCGGATCTTCGTCGCGGGCAAGAGCGCCGACGACATCGGGAACCAGAGTGGCGGCTGGACGGTCGGCTGGCAGGGCAAGAGCGGTCCGGTCACCGAGGGAACGACCATCCTGCAAGGGATCCGGCACACCGCGAAGCCGTCGTCCACGGTCACCTTCGACAAGGACGCGAACGGGATCGACAAGTCCTACGACGTCGCCGTCGCGGTGGTCGGGGAGACGCCGTACGCCGAAGGCCGCGGTGACAAGCCGGAGGGAATGGGGCTCGACGCCGAAGATCTGGCGACCTTGAAGCGGCTGCAGGACAGCGGCGTCCCGACGGTGGTGGTGCTCGTTTCCGGGCGGCCGCTGGACATCGCCCGGCAGGTGCCGGCTTGGGACGGGTTGATCGCGTCGTGGTTGCCCGGCTCGGAAGGCCAGGGCGTCGCGGACGTGCTCTTCGGCGACTACAACCCCACCGGCAAGTTGCCGGTGACCTGGATGCGCAGTGCTGACCAGCAGCCGATCAACGTCGGCGACGGAAAGTCCGGGCTGTTCCCGTTCGGGTTCGGCCTTCGCTATCGGCATGGGTGGTGA
- a CDS encoding MaoC/PaaZ C-terminal domain-containing protein: MTDERFDPAGLGKWTDESRFEVTRERLIEYAKATNDPIPAHLAGDVASPVFAIVPVFESLMEPALEVVPVGLFGRIVHGEQEFRFHRPIKPGDKLVSRARMTGYEGLPNGTRGTIHLECRTEGGDLVNEQYVTLFVRGFDTGETRGELGPEHKFDDALRAQAPVAEVKQHVDDDQTYRYAPAAGDPMPIHLDEEVAKDSGLPGIIAHGLCTMAFTSWALLTEVAGSDVDRLKRFAVRFAKPVLPGQDLTTRIWRAGAGSHAFETTVGETVVIKDGLAEFAE, encoded by the coding sequence GTGACCGACGAGCGGTTCGATCCCGCCGGGCTCGGCAAGTGGACCGACGAGTCCCGGTTCGAGGTGACCCGCGAACGGCTGATCGAGTACGCGAAGGCCACCAACGACCCGATCCCGGCGCATCTCGCCGGGGACGTCGCGAGCCCCGTGTTCGCGATCGTGCCGGTGTTCGAGTCGCTGATGGAACCCGCGCTGGAGGTCGTCCCGGTCGGGCTGTTCGGCCGGATCGTGCACGGGGAACAGGAATTCCGCTTCCACCGGCCGATCAAGCCCGGTGACAAGCTCGTTTCGCGGGCGCGGATGACCGGGTACGAGGGTCTCCCGAACGGCACCCGCGGCACCATCCACCTCGAATGCCGGACCGAGGGCGGCGACCTCGTCAACGAGCAGTACGTGACGTTGTTCGTCCGCGGGTTCGACACCGGCGAGACCCGGGGCGAACTCGGGCCGGAGCACAAGTTCGACGACGCGCTGCGTGCACAGGCACCGGTGGCGGAGGTGAAGCAGCACGTCGACGACGACCAGACGTACCGGTACGCGCCCGCCGCGGGCGACCCGATGCCGATCCATCTCGACGAAGAGGTCGCGAAGGATTCGGGACTGCCGGGGATCATCGCGCACGGCCTGTGCACCATGGCGTTCACGTCCTGGGCGCTGCTGACCGAGGTCGCCGGGTCCGATGTGGACAGACTGAAAAGGTTCGCCGTCCGGTTCGCCAAACCGGTACTGCCCGGCCAGGACCTGACGACGCGGATCTGGCGTGCCGGCGCCGGGAGTCACGCGTTCGAAACCACCGTCGGCGAGACCGTCGTGATCAAAGACGGTCTCGCGGAATTCGCGGAGTAG
- a CDS encoding LysR family transcriptional regulator, protein MELRDIEIFLALADELHFGRTAERLHVSQARVSQTIKQVERRIGAPLFARTSRRVQLTPIGKRLRDDLGPAYRALHEGIERAVAAGRGIGGVLRLGFEAPGVADLTEDLLNRFRQRHPGTELLIREADFADPFAMLRSGEVDVLVTLLPVDEADLATGPAVYTEPMVLAVSSKHPFARRKSVTLDDLARDTVLRAAHPPEPYWFEEPRQWLTPAGHLVTRGKPFATFQELLAAIATGAGICPLAAHAQEYFSHPRIRFVPFAGSPDVEWGLVWPRSAETARVQALASVASASRP, encoded by the coding sequence ATGGAACTGCGGGACATCGAGATCTTCTTGGCGCTGGCCGACGAGCTGCATTTCGGCCGCACCGCCGAGCGGCTGCACGTCTCGCAGGCACGGGTGAGCCAGACGATCAAACAGGTGGAACGCCGGATCGGCGCCCCGCTGTTCGCCCGCACCAGCAGGCGGGTCCAGCTCACCCCGATCGGCAAACGGCTGCGCGACGACCTCGGCCCCGCGTACCGCGCGCTGCACGAAGGCATCGAACGCGCGGTCGCGGCCGGGCGCGGGATCGGCGGCGTGCTGCGGCTGGGCTTCGAGGCCCCCGGCGTCGCCGATCTGACCGAGGATCTCCTGAATCGCTTCCGGCAGCGTCATCCCGGCACGGAATTGCTCATCCGGGAGGCCGACTTCGCCGACCCGTTCGCGATGCTGCGATCGGGTGAGGTCGACGTCCTGGTGACCCTGCTTCCGGTCGACGAAGCCGATCTCGCGACCGGACCGGCCGTGTACACCGAACCGATGGTGCTCGCGGTGTCGTCGAAACACCCTTTCGCGCGACGAAAGTCAGTCACCCTGGACGATCTCGCGCGCGACACCGTCCTCCGCGCGGCACATCCGCCGGAGCCGTACTGGTTCGAGGAACCGCGGCAATGGCTGACGCCTGCCGGACATCTCGTGACCCGGGGCAAGCCCTTCGCGACGTTTCAGGAACTGCTCGCCGCGATCGCCACCGGCGCCGGAATCTGCCCGCTCGCCGCGCACGCGCAGGAGTACTTCAGCCACCCGCGAATCCGCTTCGTGCCCTTCGCGGGTTCACCCGACGTCGAGTGGGGCCTCGTCTGGCCGCGCTCCGCCGAGACAGCCCGCGTGCAGGCCCTCGCGTCCGTCGCCTCCGCTTCGCGCCCCTGA
- a CDS encoding MauE/DoxX family redox-associated membrane protein → MGTLARLGLAAVWLISGALKISDPGQTYVAVQAFDVLPDGLVRPVAIGMPLAELALGLLLLAGFVTRWASVLSVLLLAVLIAAIAQSWARGLSIDCGCFGGGGQIAADQTQYPQEIARDLGFALLGVWLIVRPRTWLSVDGWLGNSRVPADDDYVGIAEGNE, encoded by the coding sequence GTGGGCACCCTCGCCCGGCTCGGACTGGCCGCCGTCTGGTTGATTTCCGGAGCGCTGAAGATCAGCGATCCGGGGCAGACCTATGTCGCCGTGCAGGCGTTCGACGTCCTGCCGGACGGGCTCGTCCGCCCGGTCGCGATCGGGATGCCGCTCGCCGAACTGGCGCTCGGCCTGCTCCTGCTCGCCGGGTTCGTGACCCGCTGGGCGTCGGTGCTGTCGGTGCTGCTGCTCGCGGTGCTCATCGCCGCGATCGCCCAATCGTGGGCGCGCGGGCTGAGCATCGATTGCGGCTGCTTCGGCGGTGGCGGTCAGATCGCCGCGGATCAGACGCAGTATCCGCAGGAGATCGCCAGGGACCTCGGGTTCGCCCTGCTGGGTGTCTGGCTGATCGTGCGGCCGCGGACCTGGCTGTCCGTGGACGGCTGGCTCGGGAACTCTCGGGTCCCCGCCGACGACGACTATGTGGGTATCGCTGAAGGGAACGAATAA
- a CDS encoding glutamate ABC transporter substrate-binding protein, translating into MRGRALLMVCLMLVTTTACSKEAGPADSLVARAVGSNKLTIGIRFDQPGLSKRTVDGRYVGFDVDVAKYIASELGVDQDHITWHDSKPSSRETDITSGVTDLIVATYSITEKRKQTVAFAGPYFDTGQDLLVRLRSTDITGPENLNGRKLCAVGGTTSAEQVRDKFAQAVQLVEYPRYQDCVTALLAGQVDAVTTDDVILAGYVAQNPELLRVVGKPFSKEKYGVGLRKGDIEGRAAVARAIQKMISSGDWLDSLNRNIGPSGYRIPPPPQVTEQ; encoded by the coding sequence ATGAGGGGACGCGCCCTGCTGATGGTCTGTTTGATGCTGGTCACAACGACGGCCTGCAGCAAAGAGGCAGGTCCGGCGGATTCCCTCGTCGCGCGCGCCGTCGGGTCCAACAAACTCACCATCGGCATCCGCTTCGACCAGCCGGGACTTTCCAAACGGACGGTCGACGGGCGGTACGTCGGCTTCGACGTCGACGTGGCGAAGTACATCGCGAGCGAATTGGGTGTCGACCAGGATCACATCACCTGGCACGACAGCAAGCCGTCGTCGCGCGAGACGGACATAACATCCGGGGTGACGGACCTGATCGTGGCGACCTACTCGATCACCGAAAAACGGAAACAGACGGTCGCCTTCGCCGGGCCGTATTTCGACACCGGCCAGGACCTGCTCGTCCGCCTCCGGTCGACCGACATCACCGGTCCCGAGAACCTCAACGGCCGCAAACTGTGCGCCGTGGGCGGCACCACCTCGGCCGAGCAGGTGCGCGACAAGTTCGCCCAAGCCGTCCAGCTCGTCGAGTACCCGCGCTACCAGGACTGCGTCACGGCGCTGCTCGCGGGACAGGTGGACGCGGTGACCACCGACGACGTCATCCTGGCGGGCTACGTGGCGCAGAACCCGGAGTTGCTGAGAGTCGTCGGCAAGCCGTTCTCGAAGGAGAAATACGGCGTCGGCCTGCGCAAGGGTGACATCGAGGGCCGCGCCGCGGTGGCCAGGGCCATCCAGAAGATGATCTCTTCCGGTGACTGGCTCGACTCGCTGAACCGCAACATCGGCCCGTCCGGCTACCGGATCCCGCCCCCGCCGCAGGTCACCGAGCAGTGA
- a CDS encoding ThuA domain-containing protein, whose product MKKIAVRLALLFVSCLALALAPVTAQAAPAFKVLAFYNGTYDAAHISFVKEANQWFPNTASQNNFSYTATNNWNQLNSLQPSQYQVVLFLDDLPQTSSQRAGFERYVKAGGAFFGFHVAAFNTNPSTWDWYHNKLLGTGAFKSNTWGPTTATLKVENRPHPSTTRLPATFTSSVSEWYAWNSDLRKNPDIRILASVDPVSFPLGTDPNQSWYSGYYPILWTNNKYKMLYANFGHNKMNYETNQPLSSTFGSEVQNRFVIDGLLWLGGVKTS is encoded by the coding sequence ATGAAGAAAATCGCGGTCCGGCTCGCTCTGCTGTTCGTTTCGTGTCTCGCACTGGCGCTGGCGCCGGTGACGGCACAGGCGGCACCCGCGTTCAAGGTGCTGGCCTTCTACAACGGCACCTACGACGCGGCGCACATCAGCTTCGTCAAGGAAGCCAACCAGTGGTTCCCGAACACCGCTTCGCAGAACAACTTCAGCTACACCGCGACCAACAACTGGAACCAGCTGAACTCGCTGCAGCCTTCGCAGTACCAGGTCGTGCTGTTCCTGGACGACCTGCCGCAGACCTCGTCGCAGCGCGCGGGCTTCGAGCGCTACGTGAAGGCGGGCGGCGCGTTCTTCGGTTTCCACGTGGCGGCGTTCAACACCAATCCGTCCACTTGGGACTGGTACCACAACAAGCTCCTCGGCACGGGCGCGTTCAAGTCCAACACCTGGGGACCGACGACGGCGACGCTGAAGGTGGAGAACCGGCCGCATCCCTCGACCACGCGGCTGCCCGCGACGTTCACCTCGTCGGTGAGCGAGTGGTACGCCTGGAACAGCGACCTGCGCAAGAACCCGGACATCCGGATCCTCGCGTCGGTGGACCCGGTGAGCTTCCCGCTGGGGACCGACCCGAACCAGTCCTGGTACAGCGGGTACTACCCGATCCTCTGGACCAACAACAAGTACAAGATGCTGTACGCCAACTTCGGCCACAACAAGATGAACTACGAGACGAACCAGCCGCTGTCTTCGACGTTCGGCAGTGAGGTGCAGAACCGCTTCGTCATCGACGGTCTGCTGTGGCTCGGCGGCGTGAAGACCTCGTAA